The following coding sequences are from one Devosia neptuniae window:
- the tsaE gene encoding tRNA (adenosine(37)-N6)-threonylcarbamoyltransferase complex ATPase subunit type 1 TsaE, with protein MERLLPDDDATSALGAELAATLAPGDLVILEGDLGAGKTALARAIIRTLANDPALDVPSPTFALVQPYDTPKGPVLHADLYRLVDPREVDELGLLDNPNAIVLVEWAERSPEIVAAASVVITLAIPPGGMGRLVSVTRR; from the coding sequence ATGGAGCGGCTGCTCCCCGATGACGACGCGACCTCAGCCCTTGGCGCCGAATTGGCCGCGACGCTCGCACCGGGCGATCTGGTCATTCTTGAGGGCGATCTGGGGGCGGGGAAAACCGCTCTGGCCCGCGCGATTATCCGCACCCTCGCCAATGATCCGGCGCTTGACGTGCCCTCGCCCACCTTTGCGCTGGTGCAGCCCTATGACACGCCGAAGGGGCCCGTGCTGCATGCCGATCTCTACCGGCTGGTCGATCCGCGCGAGGTGGACGAGCTGGGTCTGCTCGACAATCCCAATGCCATCGTGCTGGTCGAATGGGCCGAGCGCTCGCCCGAAATCGTCGCGGCAGCCAGCGTGGTGATCACGCTAGCCATTCCGCCGGGCGGCATGGGGCGACTGGTGAGTGTCACGCGCCGCTAA
- a CDS encoding sensor histidine kinase, translated as MTLATAVPALAQSPTTATLAGAAPLAIAVGAGAFALLAMAVLRTMQADGKKARRKAAEQIAGLRALVDEYEALLSGTREVTILWTDNASGTPKFLGQTSAVVPTGRQPESILNFHSWLANYDAEQLGQSLEALRVHGQAFSASLTAIDGRLIRANGWVLGGGVALRLRPAFLQPSAEQAAAANAMMSDTDSVRAILSLLSQPAFLRGPNDRLIFANPAYHSLAKALNKSGSEAAPAELLENGALKTHLAACAGADKPARVSVDWPGQGRFELVEFAINGGRAGYLRPLEAAVVPADPGVAQIGGIINALATPIAIFNGRRELVQFNQAYADLWHLNGGFLVLGLDERAILDKLRTEGMLPSQVDYQTWRTKHLQSYSRTIAYENEPWHLPDGRTIKVISAPAGANGGVIYVFEDLTERLKLESTNKAFTNVQRETINALSEAVAVFGTNGRLTLSNPRLSALWKLPMNELGQNPHIDQIAEASGRAIPEDGASIWRDLKRGIIDLNPTRSDQTGRLNRSDGRLLDYAITRLPDGQTMMTFLDVTESASYSKVLKERNDALVAADVLKDAFVENVSYELRSPLTNIIGFADLLAGSEGGSLNERQRSYIDYIRASSVTLGVLIDNILDLASVDAGIAELRPELLDVHGLVDKARAGLSATFPEVSGEKPINLVVDIEDRLPPFIADGTRIVQVLYNLLSNAARFSPPGGEIRLTVSHRAERMLFIIEDEGPGLTDEMKSAILTRLDAPAGGRQRGAGLGLAIVKTFVNLHGGVISAERREPRGSRIIVNLPRDSAMAGVAE; from the coding sequence ATGACGCTGGCAACAGCCGTACCCGCCTTGGCCCAGAGCCCGACGACGGCCACTCTTGCCGGCGCGGCGCCGCTGGCCATCGCCGTGGGCGCGGGCGCCTTTGCCCTGCTCGCCATGGCCGTGCTGCGCACCATGCAGGCCGATGGCAAAAAGGCCCGCCGCAAGGCCGCCGAACAGATTGCGGGCCTGCGCGCGCTGGTCGACGAATATGAAGCCCTGCTCTCGGGCACGCGCGAAGTCACCATATTGTGGACCGACAATGCCAGCGGCACGCCCAAATTCCTCGGGCAGACCTCGGCCGTCGTGCCCACCGGGCGGCAGCCCGAAAGCATTCTCAATTTCCACTCCTGGCTGGCCAATTACGATGCCGAGCAGCTCGGCCAATCGCTCGAGGCGCTGCGTGTGCATGGCCAGGCGTTTTCCGCCAGCCTCACCGCCATTGACGGCCGGCTGATCCGCGCCAATGGCTGGGTGCTGGGCGGCGGCGTTGCGCTGCGCCTGCGCCCCGCATTCCTGCAGCCCAGCGCCGAACAGGCCGCGGCGGCCAATGCCATGATGAGCGATACTGATAGCGTGCGCGCCATCCTGTCGCTGTTGAGCCAGCCCGCTTTCCTGCGCGGGCCCAATGACAGACTGATCTTTGCCAATCCGGCCTATCACAGCCTCGCCAAGGCGCTGAACAAATCCGGCAGCGAAGCTGCCCCCGCCGAATTGCTCGAAAACGGCGCGCTCAAAACCCACCTCGCCGCCTGTGCCGGCGCCGACAAGCCCGCCCGCGTGAGCGTGGATTGGCCCGGCCAGGGCCGGTTCGAGCTGGTCGAATTTGCCATCAATGGCGGCCGCGCCGGCTATTTGCGGCCGCTCGAGGCGGCTGTCGTGCCGGCCGATCCGGGTGTCGCCCAGATCGGGGGCATCATCAATGCGCTGGCTACTCCCATTGCCATCTTCAATGGCCGGCGCGAACTGGTGCAGTTCAATCAGGCCTATGCCGATCTCTGGCACCTCAATGGCGGCTTCCTCGTGCTGGGGCTCGATGAACGGGCAATCCTCGACAAACTGCGCACCGAGGGCATGCTGCCCAGCCAGGTGGATTACCAGACCTGGCGGACCAAGCATCTGCAATCCTATAGCCGCACCATTGCCTATGAGAACGAGCCCTGGCACCTGCCCGATGGCCGGACCATCAAGGTGATTTCGGCACCCGCCGGCGCCAATGGCGGGGTGATCTATGTGTTTGAAGACCTGACCGAACGGCTCAAGCTCGAAAGCACCAACAAGGCCTTCACCAATGTGCAGCGCGAAACCATCAATGCGTTGAGCGAAGCCGTCGCTGTGTTCGGCACCAATGGGCGGCTGACGCTATCCAATCCGCGGCTATCGGCGCTGTGGAAGCTGCCGATGAACGAATTGGGGCAGAACCCCCATATCGACCAGATCGCCGAAGCCTCGGGCCGCGCCATTCCCGAGGATGGCGCCAGCATCTGGCGCGATCTCAAACGCGGCATCATCGATCTCAATCCCACCCGGTCCGACCAGACCGGGCGGCTCAACCGCTCCGATGGGCGGCTGCTCGATTATGCCATTACCCGCCTGCCCGATGGGCAGACCATGATGACCTTCCTCGATGTCACCGAAAGCGCCTCCTATTCCAAGGTGCTCAAGGAGCGCAACGATGCGCTGGTGGCTGCCGACGTGCTCAAGGACGCGTTCGTTGAGAATGTCTCCTATGAATTGCGCAGTCCGCTGACCAACATCATCGGCTTTGCCGACCTGTTGGCGGGCAGCGAGGGTGGCTCGCTCAATGAGCGGCAGCGCTCCTATATCGATTATATCCGCGCCTCTTCCGTCACGCTGGGCGTGTTGATCGACAATATCCTGGACCTCGCTTCGGTCGATGCCGGCATTGCCGAATTGCGGCCCGAACTGCTCGATGTGCATGGTCTGGTCGACAAGGCGCGGGCCGGGCTGTCGGCGACATTCCCGGAAGTCTCGGGCGAAAAGCCGATTAACCTGGTGGTCGACATCGAGGATCGCCTGCCCCCCTTCATCGCCGATGGCACGCGCATCGTGCAGGTGCTGTACAATCTGCTGTCCAATGCCGCCCGCTTCTCCCCCCCGGGCGGGGAAATCCGGCTCACCGTCAGCCATCGCGCCGAGCGCATGCTGTTCATCATCGAAGATGAAGGCCCGGGCCTCACCGATGAGATGAAATCGGCCATCCTCACCCGGCTGGACGCCCCCGCCGGCGGCCGCCAGCGCGGCGCGGGATTGGGTCTGGCCATCGTCAAGACCTTCGTCAACCTGCATGGCGGGGTGATCTCGGCCGAACGCCGCGAACCCCGCGGCAGCCGCATCATCGTCAACCTGCCCCGCGACAGCGCCATGGCGGGCGTGGCGGAATAA
- the ahcY gene encoding adenosylhomocysteinase — MTTKSTDYAVKDISLAEFGRKEIQIAEIEMPGLMAIREEYAAAQPLKGARIAGSLHMTIQTAVLIETLVALGAQVRWVSCNIFSTQDHAAAAIAAAGIPVFAHKGESLEEYWAFTDRMMDWGNGLTPNMILDDGGDATMYILNGAKAEKDASFLDKPGNEEEEIFFATIKKRLATSPNFFSTIRANIRGVSEETTTGVMRLYQLHAKGELPFPAINVNDSVTKSKFDNKYGTRESLVDAIRRGTDVMLAGKVAIVCGYGDVGKGSAESLRGAGARVLVTEVDPICALQAAMEGFEVVTLEDAAHRADIVVTATGNRDVLMIDDMRNLKDMAIVCNIGHFDNEIDVLGLRNFKWTNVKPQVDLIEQPNGKRLILLSEGRLVNLGNATGHPSFVMSASFANQTLAQIELWTNGEKLEKKVHVLPKHLDEKVAELHLAKLGAKLTKLSKTQADYIGVPQNGPFKSGEYRY, encoded by the coding sequence ATGACCACCAAATCGACCGACTATGCGGTCAAGGACATTTCCCTCGCCGAATTCGGCCGCAAGGAAATCCAGATCGCCGAAATCGAAATGCCCGGCCTGATGGCCATCCGCGAGGAATATGCCGCCGCCCAGCCGCTCAAGGGTGCGCGCATTGCCGGCTCGCTGCACATGACCATTCAGACCGCGGTGTTGATCGAGACGCTGGTGGCTTTGGGCGCCCAGGTGCGCTGGGTCAGCTGCAATATTTTCTCGACCCAGGACCATGCCGCCGCCGCCATCGCCGCCGCCGGCATTCCGGTGTTCGCCCATAAGGGCGAGAGTCTCGAAGAATATTGGGCCTTTACTGACCGCATGATGGATTGGGGGAATGGGCTCACCCCCAATATGATCCTCGACGATGGTGGCGATGCCACCATGTATATTCTCAATGGCGCCAAGGCCGAGAAGGACGCCTCTTTCCTCGACAAGCCGGGCAATGAGGAAGAGGAAATCTTCTTTGCGACCATCAAAAAGCGCCTGGCGACGTCGCCGAATTTCTTCTCCACCATCCGCGCCAATATCCGCGGCGTGTCGGAGGAAACCACGACCGGCGTGATGCGGCTCTATCAGCTGCATGCCAAGGGCGAGCTGCCCTTCCCGGCCATCAACGTCAATGACTCGGTCACCAAGTCCAAGTTTGACAATAAGTATGGCACCCGTGAATCGCTGGTCGACGCCATCCGTCGCGGCACCGATGTGATGCTGGCCGGCAAGGTCGCCATCGTTTGCGGCTATGGCGATGTGGGCAAGGGTTCGGCTGAATCGCTGCGCGGCGCCGGCGCTCGCGTGCTGGTGACCGAAGTCGACCCGATCTGCGCGTTGCAGGCGGCCATGGAAGGCTTTGAGGTCGTAACCCTCGAAGACGCCGCTCATCGCGCCGATATCGTGGTCACCGCCACCGGCAATCGCGACGTGCTGATGATCGACGACATGCGCAATCTCAAGGACATGGCCATTGTCTGCAATATCGGCCATTTCGATAACGAGATCGACGTGCTCGGCCTGCGCAATTTCAAGTGGACCAATGTGAAGCCGCAGGTCGACCTGATCGAGCAGCCCAATGGCAAGCGCCTGATCCTGCTGTCCGAGGGGCGCCTTGTCAACCTGGGCAATGCCACCGGTCACCCCAGCTTTGTCATGTCGGCCTCCTTTGCCAACCAGACGCTGGCCCAGATCGAACTCTGGACCAATGGCGAAAAGCTGGAAAAGAAGGTGCATGTGCTGCCTAAGCATCTCGACGAAAAGGTCGCCGAACTGCACCTGGCCAAGCTGGGCGCCAAGCTGACCAAGCTGAGCAAGACCCAGGCGGATTATATCGGCGTGCCGCAAAACGGCCCCTTCAAGTCCGGCGAATACCGCTACTGA
- a CDS encoding HPr family phosphocarrier protein, translating into MDAASTGRAVAQQLTIVNRKGLHARASARFVRTAECFDATIAVIKDGTSVAGNSIMGLMMLGAGPGSTILVQASGKQAREALEAIVELVNNGFDEDSDGAAG; encoded by the coding sequence ATGGATGCTGCCAGCACCGGCCGGGCCGTCGCCCAGCAATTGACCATCGTCAACCGCAAGGGCCTGCACGCCCGCGCCTCGGCCCGCTTCGTGCGCACCGCCGAATGCTTTGACGCCACCATTGCCGTCATCAAGGACGGCACTTCGGTGGCCGGCAATTCCATCATGGGCCTGATGATGCTGGGCGCCGGGCCGGGGAGCACGATCCTGGTGCAAGCCAGCGGCAAGCAGGCGCGCGAGGCGCTGGAGGCGATTGTCGAGCTGGTGAATAATGGGTTCGACGAGGATAGCGATGGGGCTGCGGGGTGA
- a CDS encoding PTS sugar transporter subunit IIA translates to MIGLVLVTHGALANEFKSALEHVVGPQDYCETIAIGPDDNMENRRNDILAAVDKADNGSGVIILTDMFGGTPSNLAISVMQNRDVEVIAGVNLPMLVKLGRVRGDMSIKEAVNLAQEAGRKYITVANSILSAG, encoded by the coding sequence ATGATCGGTCTGGTTCTGGTGACGCATGGTGCGCTCGCCAATGAGTTCAAGTCGGCACTGGAACACGTCGTCGGCCCGCAGGATTATTGCGAAACCATCGCTATTGGTCCCGACGACAATATGGAAAACCGCCGCAACGACATTCTGGCCGCCGTCGACAAGGCCGATAATGGCTCGGGCGTCATCATCCTGACCGACATGTTCGGCGGCACGCCGTCTAATCTTGCCATCTCGGTGATGCAGAACCGCGACGTGGAAGTGATCGCCGGGGTCAACCTGCCCATGCTGGTGAAGCTGGGCCGCGTCCGTGGCGACATGAGCATCAAGGAAGCGGTCAATCTGGCACAGGAAGCGGGCCGCAAATATATCACCGTCGCCAATTCGATCCTGAGCGCGGGGTAG
- a CDS encoding HPr kinase/phosphorylase gives MRQNLNIHGTAVVLGGAGLLLRGPSGSGKSLLALALLDRWAARGLDAALVSDDRVDLSAGPEGLTMAAPAPIAGLIELRGRGILTRSHRSPVPLHLLIDLVPELLRMPESDAFTTELLGLSVPRAPVPQAGLIGLDHQMLLVSEALAALDPLVGRP, from the coding sequence ATGCGCCAAAACCTCAATATTCATGGCACCGCGGTCGTGCTGGGCGGCGCGGGATTGCTGCTGCGCGGACCCTCGGGTTCCGGCAAATCGCTGCTGGCTCTGGCGTTGCTCGACCGCTGGGCGGCGCGGGGGCTGGACGCGGCGCTGGTCTCCGATGATCGGGTCGATCTCAGTGCCGGCCCAGAAGGGCTCACAATGGCCGCTCCCGCCCCGATTGCCGGGCTGATCGAGCTGCGCGGGCGCGGCATTCTCACCCGGTCCCATCGCAGTCCGGTGCCGCTGCACCTGCTGATCGATCTGGTGCCCGAGCTGCTCCGCATGCCCGAATCCGATGCGTTCACGACCGAACTTTTGGGGCTCTCTGTGCCCCGCGCGCCGGTGCCGCAGGCCGGCTTGATCGGACTTGACCATCAAATGCTGTTGGTAAGTGAGGCTCTGGCCGCGCTGGACCCGCTAGTGGGCCGGCCGTGA
- a CDS encoding stimulus-sensing domain-containing protein, with product MDEKPDAKAPGKATPMPEPEQDQPAAPRRTHRWRLVLAPFYRLASGISRFLDFTIFSSLTRRIIVLNLAGLLVLVVGILYLNQWRAGLIDARVQSLRVQGEIIAAAVAASATVDSDVISVNPDRLLELQGDGTVSSLSYFDPSLEFPISPERVAPLLRNLITPTRTRARIYDQGGLMILDSDNIYARGEVMRQIIETKKDDDFFLWHWWNAVLAWVPGDNFPKYQEYGVDEGMRYPEVASALAGAPADFVRVDGQNQLVVSVAVPVQRVRAVVGAILLSTAPGDIDSIVSQERWGILRIAMIAAAVQIALSLLLAGTIAGPMRRLSEAAERVQTAGNARAEIPDFSDRPDEIGHLSGALRRMTDALYNRIEAIERFAADVAHELKNPLTSLRSAVETLPLAKRAEDRDRLNAIIQHDVKRLDRLITDISSASRLDAELARESSDRIDVEKLAEVMVGIQKDMALGRNVTVVLGKRSGKGNAIVNGHESRLAQVFANLIDNAVSFSPEGGVVTVTLATDADDVTITVMDEGRGITGDFGKIFQRFYTDRPDTESFGDHSGLGLSISKQIVDAHKGTIRAANRQDRSGAVFTIVLPRARK from the coding sequence ATGGATGAGAAGCCGGACGCCAAGGCGCCCGGCAAGGCCACCCCCATGCCCGAGCCCGAGCAGGACCAGCCGGCCGCGCCGCGCCGCACCCATCGCTGGCGGCTGGTGCTAGCCCCGTTCTATCGGCTGGCCAGCGGCATCAGCCGCTTTCTCGATTTCACGATTTTTTCCAGCCTCACCCGCCGCATCATCGTGCTCAATCTGGCGGGCCTATTGGTGCTGGTGGTGGGCATCCTCTACCTCAACCAATGGCGGGCCGGCCTGATCGACGCTCGCGTGCAATCGCTGCGCGTGCAGGGCGAAATCATCGCCGCCGCCGTCGCCGCCTCGGCGACGGTGGATAGTGACGTCATTTCGGTCAATCCGGACCGGTTGCTGGAATTGCAGGGCGACGGTACAGTGTCCTCGCTGTCCTATTTCGATCCTTCGCTGGAATTCCCGATCAGCCCCGAGCGGGTCGCGCCGCTGCTGCGTAACCTAATCACGCCAACCCGCACCCGCGCCCGTATCTATGATCAGGGCGGGCTGATGATCCTCGATAGCGACAATATCTATGCGCGCGGCGAGGTGATGCGGCAGATCATCGAAACCAAGAAGGACGATGATTTCTTCCTCTGGCATTGGTGGAATGCGGTGCTGGCCTGGGTGCCGGGCGACAATTTCCCGAAATATCAGGAATATGGCGTCGACGAGGGCATGCGCTATCCCGAAGTCGCCTCGGCGCTGGCGGGTGCCCCGGCCGATTTCGTACGCGTCGATGGGCAGAACCAATTGGTGGTGTCGGTCGCCGTACCGGTGCAGCGCGTGCGCGCCGTGGTGGGCGCTATCCTGCTCTCGACCGCGCCGGGCGACATCGATTCCATCGTGTCGCAGGAACGCTGGGGCATTCTGCGCATCGCCATGATCGCGGCGGCGGTGCAGATCGCGCTGTCGCTGCTGCTGGCCGGCACCATTGCCGGGCCGATGCGGCGCCTGTCCGAAGCCGCCGAGCGGGTGCAGACCGCCGGCAATGCCCGCGCCGAAATCCCCGATTTCTCCGATCGTCCCGACGAAATCGGGCATCTGTCGGGTGCGCTGCGGCGCATGACCGACGCGCTCTATAACCGCATCGAGGCCATCGAGCGCTTTGCTGCCGACGTGGCGCATGAACTGAAAAACCCGCTGACCTCGCTGCGGTCGGCAGTGGAAACCCTGCCGCTGGCCAAGCGGGCCGAGGATCGCGACCGGCTCAACGCCATTATCCAGCACGATGTGAAGCGGCTCGACCGGTTGATCACCGATATTTCCAGCGCCAGCCGGCTCGATGCCGAACTGGCGCGCGAAAGCTCGGACCGCATCGATGTGGAAAAACTGGCCGAAGTCATGGTCGGCATCCAGAAGGACATGGCGCTGGGCCGCAATGTCACCGTGGTTTTGGGCAAGCGCAGCGGCAAGGGCAATGCCATCGTCAATGGCCATGAAAGCCGGCTGGCCCAGGTCTTTGCCAATCTGATCGACAATGCCGTGTCCTTCTCGCCAGAAGGGGGCGTGGTGACCGTGACGCTGGCCACCGACGCCGACGATGTCACCATAACGGTAATGGATGAGGGGCGCGGCATTACCGGGGATTTCGGCAAAATCTTCCAGCGCTTCTATACTGACCGGCCCGATACCGAGAGCTTTGGCGATCATTCGGGGCTGGGTCTGTCCATCTCCAAACAGATCGTGGACGCCCATAAAGGCACGATCCGAGCCGCCAACCGGCAGGATCGCTCGGGCGCCGTGTTCACGATTGTGTTGCCCCGAGCCCGCAAATGA
- a CDS encoding response regulator transcription factor yields the protein MPKIALVDDDRNILTSVSLTLEAEGYQVATYTDGASGLEGLTTDKPDLAILDIKMPRMDGMELLRRLRQKSDVPVIFLTSKDEEIDELFGLKMGADDFITKPFSQRLLVERVKAILRRSAPRDPSAPAGAPGESSPGKALIERGSLVMDEERHTCTWKGQRVTLTVTEFLILQALALRPGVVKSRNALMDAAYDDQVYVDDRTIDSHIKRLRKKFKATDDDFEMIETLYGVGYRFKEQ from the coding sequence ATGCCCAAGATTGCCCTGGTAGATGACGACCGCAATATTCTGACCTCGGTGTCGCTGACGCTGGAGGCCGAAGGGTATCAGGTCGCCACCTATACCGATGGTGCATCGGGTCTTGAAGGTCTCACCACCGACAAGCCGGACCTTGCCATCCTCGACATCAAGATGCCGCGCATGGATGGCATGGAATTGCTGCGCCGCCTGCGCCAGAAGTCGGATGTGCCGGTGATCTTCCTTACCAGTAAGGACGAAGAGATCGACGAACTGTTCGGCCTCAAGATGGGCGCCGACGATTTCATCACCAAGCCGTTCAGCCAGCGCCTGCTGGTCGAGCGCGTCAAGGCCATCCTGCGCCGCTCGGCCCCGCGCGATCCCTCTGCCCCTGCCGGCGCACCAGGCGAATCCTCGCCGGGCAAGGCGCTGATCGAGCGCGGCTCGCTGGTGATGGATGAAGAACGCCATACCTGCACCTGGAAGGGCCAGCGGGTCACCCTGACTGTCACCGAATTCCTCATCCTGCAGGCGCTGGCGCTTCGCCCCGGCGTCGTCAAGTCGCGTAACGCGCTGATGGATGCGGCCTATGACGATCAAGTCTATGTCGACGATCGCACCATCGACAGCCACATCAAGCGGCTGCGCAAGAAGTTCAAGGCGACCGACGACGACTTCGAAATGATCGAGACGCTTTATGGCGTCGGCTATCGCTTCAAGGAGCAATAA